From a single Fusobacterium ulcerans ATCC 49185 genomic region:
- a CDS encoding AAA family ATPase → MENLKEQIEIERENIIALKKEIEKKIIGQEDMVRKILIGILTGNHILLEGLPGLAKSLTVNTLAQTLGLKFARIQFTPDLLPSDIIGTEIYNEKTGDFYIKKGPIFANIVLADEINRAPAKVQSALLEAMQEKQITIASETFKLDRPFIVLATQNPIEQDGTYPLPEAQQDRFLMKVKIEYPTKAEEKDMLKLLTSVTDFDSIEINEILNKDKIEKIKQIIKEIHIDEKLMDYILDIVFKTRETNNYIACGASPRASIALVVSAKANAFLEGRDYVIPQDIKRVIFDVLRHRMILTYEAEAEGKKVEDIITDILEIVELP, encoded by the coding sequence ATGGAAAATCTAAAAGAACAAATTGAAATTGAAAGAGAGAATATTATCGCTCTGAAAAAAGAAATCGAAAAAAAGATAATTGGACAAGAGGATATGGTAAGAAAAATCCTTATTGGTATTCTTACTGGTAACCATATTCTTCTGGAAGGACTTCCAGGATTGGCAAAATCTTTAACTGTAAATACTTTAGCTCAAACTTTGGGTCTAAAATTTGCAAGAATACAATTTACACCAGATTTACTTCCAAGTGACATTATAGGAACTGAAATATATAATGAAAAAACTGGTGACTTCTATATTAAGAAAGGACCTATCTTTGCAAATATAGTGCTTGCAGATGAGATAAACAGAGCTCCTGCCAAAGTACAGTCAGCACTGCTTGAAGCTATGCAGGAAAAACAAATCACAATAGCTAGTGAAACTTTTAAGCTGGACAGACCATTTATCGTCCTAGCTACACAAAATCCTATTGAACAAGATGGAACTTATCCTCTTCCTGAGGCACAGCAGGACAGATTTTTAATGAAAGTAAAAATTGAATATCCTACAAAAGCAGAAGAAAAAGATATGCTTAAACTTCTTACTTCTGTAACTGATTTTGACTCTATTGAGATAAATGAAATATTAAATAAAGATAAAATAGAAAAAATTAAACAGATTATAAAAGAAATCCATATAGATGAAAAGCTTATGGACTACATTCTTGATATTGTATTTAAAACAAGAGAAACTAATAACTATATTGCCTGTGGAGCATCTCCAAGAGCTTCTATAGCACTTGTTGTATCTGCTAAGGCAAATGCCTTTCTAGAAGGAAGAGATTATGTTATCCCTCAAGATATAAAAAGAGTTATCTTCGATGTATTGCGTCACAGAATGATTCTTACATATGAAGCTGAAGCTGAAGGAAAAAAAGTAGAAGATATCATTACAGATATACTTGAAATAGTTGAACTGCCATAG
- a CDS encoding DUF58 domain-containing protein produces MNRAEILKKIKKIEIASSILADELFAGKYRSYFKGNGMEFSDIRRYAPGDDVKKIDWKVSARQRKTYVKEFTEERELAIFLLIDISKSNSFYAKKDLLCQLVGSLAFSANKNSDKVGAILFTDKIEKFIPLKKGRNHSLVILDNLLSFEPQGKRTDISKALDFLNKIAKRRAIVFLISDFIDKGYEKSMAVTAQKHDLIPIRIADRKYETLPKGAIFNMIDSETGEEIVIENFDKDITLNEDIPKNILNIYTDEDYVVTLSNFFKRRRAL; encoded by the coding sequence ATGAACAGAGCAGAAATTCTAAAAAAAATAAAAAAAATAGAAATAGCTTCTTCCATACTTGCTGATGAATTATTTGCAGGAAAATATCGTTCATATTTCAAAGGAAATGGAATGGAATTCTCTGATATAAGAAGATATGCCCCTGGAGATGATGTTAAGAAAATAGATTGGAAAGTTAGTGCAAGACAGAGAAAAACTTATGTAAAGGAATTTACTGAAGAAAGAGAACTTGCTATTTTCCTTCTTATTGACATTTCCAAGTCAAACAGCTTTTATGCTAAAAAAGATCTGCTGTGTCAATTAGTGGGAAGTCTTGCTTTCAGTGCCAATAAAAACAGTGACAAAGTAGGGGCAATTCTATTTACAGATAAAATAGAAAAGTTTATTCCTTTGAAAAAAGGAAGAAATCATTCTCTTGTCATACTGGATAATCTCCTTAGCTTTGAACCTCAAGGTAAAAGAACAGATATATCTAAAGCACTTGATTTTCTAAATAAAATAGCAAAAAGAAGAGCAATTGTATTTTTAATCTCTGACTTTATAGATAAAGGTTATGAAAAATCCATGGCTGTTACAGCTCAAAAACATGATCTTATCCCTATAAGAATAGCTGATAGAAAATATGAAACCCTTCCTAAGGGAGCTATATTCAACATGATAGATTCTGAAACAGGAGAAGAAATAGTAATAGAGAACTTTGATAAGGATATTACTCTTAATGAAGACATCCCTAAAAATATACTTAACATTTACACTGATGAAGATTATGTTGTTACTCTTTCTAATTTTTTCAAAAGAAGGAGGGCATTATGA
- a CDS encoding ROK family transcriptional regulator, producing the protein MKIKDIKKRNISKILNALRKNSNTSKKDLSEIVNLSPSTLTEICSDLLEQGIIKELGEVNSDKPGRKKVLLSINYDYKKIIGIDIKNNFFSLTLTNLKGDVEIQKYFDKDTSEAYSFLEELIKEIRNFINENNLDKKEFLGIGISIVGAVDFNTGSTMSFIGFWNEAVPLKKIMEEKLEIPIYVNNNVKNLAIYQMFLEDELSDFFFLKYGTGVGGSLVIQSELFKKESSLSGEIGHSIINNDENICPVCKRKGCFENNYSERAIQEKIEKIYSKESTPIIFSLTSGDKCNLSFDIILKAGESGEIAVLKILQEAADYLAILILNMFTLFYPKKIVLCGNIFKNDVFINYLFGYIHNKQIFDFKKIISVSSISDKEERCAPIFSVLKEKFYLL; encoded by the coding sequence ATGAAAATAAAAGATATAAAAAAAAGAAATATTTCTAAAATCTTAAATGCATTAAGAAAAAACAGCAATACATCTAAAAAAGACCTTTCAGAGATTGTAAATCTTTCTCCTAGTACTTTGACAGAAATATGCTCTGATTTGCTGGAGCAAGGGATAATAAAAGAGCTTGGAGAGGTAAACAGTGACAAACCAGGAAGAAAAAAAGTGCTTTTATCTATAAATTATGATTATAAAAAGATTATAGGCATAGATATAAAAAATAATTTTTTTTCTCTTACTCTTACTAATTTAAAAGGAGATGTAGAGATTCAGAAATATTTTGATAAAGATACTTCTGAAGCATATAGCTTTCTGGAGGAGCTTATAAAGGAGATAAGAAACTTTATAAATGAAAATAATCTGGATAAAAAAGAATTTCTTGGAATAGGAATAAGCATAGTTGGAGCAGTTGACTTTAATACTGGTTCTACTATGAGTTTTATTGGATTCTGGAATGAAGCTGTACCTCTAAAAAAAATAATGGAAGAGAAATTAGAAATTCCAATTTATGTAAATAATAATGTTAAAAATCTGGCTATTTATCAAATGTTCTTAGAAGATGAACTTTCAGATTTCTTCTTTCTGAAATATGGAACAGGGGTAGGGGGGAGTCTGGTTATTCAAAGTGAGCTTTTTAAAAAAGAATCTTCATTGAGTGGAGAGATAGGACATTCAATAATTAATAATGATGAAAATATATGCCCTGTTTGTAAAAGAAAAGGGTGTTTTGAAAATAATTATTCTGAAAGAGCTATTCAGGAAAAAATAGAAAAGATATATTCTAAAGAAAGTACTCCAATTATATTTTCTTTGACATCTGGGGATAAGTGTAATCTTTCTTTTGATATCATACTTAAAGCGGGGGAATCAGGAGAGATAGCTGTACTTAAAATACTTCAAGAGGCAGCAGATTATTTGGCAATTTTAATTCTGAATATGTTTACTCTTTTTTATCCAAAGAAAATTGTGTTATGTGGAAATATTTTTAAAAATGATGTGTTTATCAATTATCTTTTTGGATATATTCATAATAAGCAAATATTTGATTTTAAAAAAAT